GCTTTATTCAGCTATCGTATCCCTTCACTTCATCATCCATGAATGGACGCTTGACTGGAAGCCGCATTGGCATCCTTCAGATTGCGGTTTTTAACTCCTAGTGATAAGACGAAACAGATAAGCAAAATCAAACAAGCTAGCGCATACGGATAGTTGATATCTATATCGAATAAAAATCCTGCTACGATAGGTCCTGCAATATTGCCAAGACTCGTGAAGGCTGAGTTAAGACCTGCAACATATCCTTGTTGATCCTTTGCGAGCATCGACATTTGGGTACTTATGGCCGGACGCAAAATATCGATCGCCAAAAATACGATAAAGGTAACGGCAAAAATCATCCAAAATCCGTGAACAAATAGCGTCAACACAATAAACAAACCAGCAAAGAGCAGACAGACTGAGATGACCCTTTTCTCGCCAAAGCGATTCATGATCCAGCTAAAGGCAGTAAGCTGGACCACTGCGCCTGCTATTGACCCGAATGTAATGATAAACGCGATATCTTTTGGCTCAAATCCAAACTTATGGTCGACAAACAATGAAAAGACCGTTTCAAAATTAGCCAGTCCGAAAGACATGACAAACACAATGATCAAACTGAAAAAATAAGGCTCCCGATACGAGTGCATTAACTGGGAAAGGAGACTGCTTCGTTGTTTTTCGCTAGAATGCGAGTCAGCCAATGCTTCTTCCGTCGGTTTCGATTCCTTGAGGATCAACAACGTGATGCATGCAGCAATCAGTCCCGCAATTCCTGCGGTATAAAAAGGTGCGCGAATACCAAATTCAGCAATGTATCCTCCAATCCCTGGACCGATAATAAAACCAGTTGTAATGGCTGCCGTAATATACCCCATCCCGGCCGCTCGTTCTTCATTCGTTGTAATATCTGCCGAGTAAGCCATTACGGCTGGCATAATCAGTGCGGCACTGATGCCGCCTAACAACCTAGAAACAAACAGCAGGACTGGAGAATTCGCTATACCGAACAGCCCTTCTGAGATAGCAAATACGATCAAGCCAATCACAATGATCTTTTTTCTTCCGAATGAATCAGCCCATCGCCCGGCAATAGGGGAAAAAAGAAGCTGCGTCAGCGAAAAGGCTGCCACTAACAGACCAATGGTTCCCCCGGTAATTCCCAAACTCTCCATGTACTTCGGCATAATCGGTATAACAAGCCCGATCCCCGTAAAGACAAGGAAAATATTGAACATCAGAATCAATAGGGCTCCCTGATTTTTTAATAATAAAGCCACTTCCTATTCCTCCAATCCGTTACCAAAACACTGAATATCCATTCTAAATCATTACGTAAAAAAAGCTAGCGGGATGGTTTGACAATGCCAAATAAAAACACATCCATCGCTAAGCGAAAGGTTGCCAGCGCTTCCTCGCGTTCCATTCGTCGCGAGTGTTGATTTAAACCAAACATCAGGCTGTCCAGGATCATGGCGACTCCGGTTACATTCGTCATTTCAAATTCGCCGTTATCGATCCCCTTCTGGAGCAACTGTTGATTAAAGTCAATATAGCCTTTGATCATTTTGTTGATACGCTCCTCCACATCGGAAGGCTTCTCCGACATGTCGAAAAATTCATCAGCAGCCTTGGTCAGAGGATGGTTCATGAAATCGGTCGCAAAATGTTCAGCCATTCCATACAATTTATCGATCGAGGTCGTGTAGAGATGTTCCTTGGCTAGCCATTCCTCTTCCCATTCGCTATTCCAAGCTTCAATCAGATGCAAGAACAGCCCTTCCTTGCTCTTGAAATGATAATAAATGTTACCGCCGCTGTATCCAGTAGCTTTCACGATATCATCTATTGATGTGGCCTTGTAGCCTTTTTGCATAAATAAAATTCTGGCCGCATCCGCTATTTTTTTCTTGGTCTGCTCCGTTTGCTGCTTCTTTTTATTCAATGCTCCCACCAACTTCCCATCCTACAATACTGAACTTTCATTCAGTATTATAAGCGTTACCTACATAGTTGGCAAACTTTCTTTGGTTTGGGTCAACATAGTGGAGGAGAAGAAAAAGCACAGGTCTCTACGACTCTGACACCCCAGCAGGCGTTGTCAAGGTCTATGAGCTCTGTGCTTTTTCTTCTCACCAGCCTTATTGGTTCGTTTGAGACCTTTTAAAACTAAGGATGATAATGACTGCCTATCAGTCTAAGACAGCAACAGACCGTACGAAACCCCTGTAACCACAACCAGCCATGGCGGCAGCTTCCAGTGCTCCAGCATGATAAACAAAATAGCCGCTGCGATAAAATCCAATGGAGCAAGGATCGTACTCGTCCAAATCGGATCGTACAGGGCTGCGAGTAAAATACCGACGACTGCTGCATTCACACCTACCAGCATTCCTTTGATTTTGGAATTTCTCCTCAAGGAATCCCAGAACGGCAATGCGCCGATGACGAGTAAAAAGGCCGGTAGAAAAATGGCAATCGTAGCTACTGCTGCACCGATTCCTCCTGCAATCATCGCTCCCAAATAAGCGGCAAACGTAAACAATGGCCCCGGTACTGCTTGTGTTGCGCCGTAGCCCGTCAGAAAAGCTTCTTGCGTTACCCAGCCTGTCGGGATCACTTCCCTCTCAAGCAAAGGCAATACAACATGACCTCCGCCAAAAACAAGAGAACCTGCACGGTAAAAGCTCTCAAACAGTGCTAGTAAGGAGAAGCCTGTGCTCTCTCGGAGGATGGGCAGCACAAGCAAAAGTCCGAAGAAAGTGATCCAGCACATAATGGCTAGTGCTCGACTGATTGGCACACGAAATTCAGGGAAATCCGAAACTTTTTGCTGCCGGAAGAACAGCAATCCTGTAATCCCCGCTAGAATCATAATTGTGATCTGACTCCATGCAGAATGCCACAATAACGTGATGGCAGCCGCGAGAATCGCAATCGTCACCCGTGCTCGATCCGGGGCCAGCTTTTGTCCCATTCCCCATACAGCATGAGCAACAATCGCGACAGCTACTAATTTTAGACCGTGAATCCAAGAAGCACTTCCACTGTCCAGTCCTTGTAAAGTGAACGCAAATATCAGGAGCGCCAATACCGAAGGCAGAGTGAAGCCGATCCATGCAGCAACCCCTCCCAACAATCCGGCTCGCATGATTCCAATACCGATCCCTACCTGACTGCTTGCGGGACCGGGGAGGAACTGACAAAGCGCAACCAAATCTGCGTAGCTTTGCTCATCCAGCCATTTTCTACGTCGAATGTATTCGTTGTGAAAATAACCGAGATGCGCGATGGGACCGCCGAATGAAGTAACACCCAGCTTGGCAGAAACGAGCAAAACTTCAAACACAGACTCCCATCTACTTTTTTGGTGTCCTGTTTCTTCTCGGAGATTATTCTTCACTAAGCTGTACACCTCTCCGCTTCATCATATAAGCTATTTTATCGCTTTTCCTACCCTTTCATTGTAAAAAGATCATGAAGAGGGCTCCGCATCGATACGGAGCCTAAACACGGCTATTCCATTCGAAATACTGGTCCTCGCGCTACGAATGGCAGATTACTCCCCTTCGGCAGCATGATGGCATGACTACGAGTTACTTTGATCCGATCACATTCCCCATCGGTAATGATCAAAATCGGCCCGTCCTTTGGAAAATCGGTTGCTTTCTCCAGCATGTCAATGCCCGGCTGCAGGATCGTTCCCCCGCGTCCTTTTACTTTGACGCGACCTGCAATGTCCTCGGGAGAAAGGTAGCCCGCATCATACGCCTGCGCATCACAAAAGACCACGCGCGCATACGGAACATCTCGGGCTTCACTGTAGCTCGCAATCGCCCCCAATGCTTTGCCGAGCAGCTTGGTATCCATCGAGCCGGATGTATCAATCACGACGCCAAATGTACGTGCCAGCCGATCCGTTTCCCGAAAGCTCCAGGCAGGACGGGCAATATCGGGTGTTGAGGACTGTCTGCGGCTTGCCCTTGCATACGTGCGACTCTTTTCCAATGGGGGAAAATGCTCGTCGAACCAACGGGCAAGCTGAACATCCCATGGGATCGGCGGTTGCCCCAAGGCGCGAATCTCTTCTACCAAACCCGCAGGCAAAAGCCCTCGTCCCCTCTCCTGGTGATAGATCAAACCTTGCGACATCGCATTGCGATAAAAGTCATCCAGCGTCGTTCCCGGACCCTTTTCCCAAAAACGCGGATCATCGCCATCCAGAATATCGCCCATGCCGACTCCACGTAAGGTGTACAGCTTGCGATACGTACGCATGTCCGTCACGATTCGATCATAAATCGCCTCCGCCGACAGTCCCTTCAGGTCTGGGTCGTAAAGTCCGCCAATTTGCGGAAAACGTCCGATACCGATCTCCATCAGCCATTGATTAATCACGTAATCACAGCTGACATTCCAGTAATACGGGTCTCGGCCTTGGCAACGCTCATGGTGGCGAAGCCCTGCGTGCAACAGCTCGTGTGCCATTACGAATTTGCATTCCTCTTCATCCAAGCCCGCCGCAGGATTGATGAAGATTTCGTTGGCTGTTACATCAATGGCTGCCACCGAGATTTGCAGCCGCTGACAGAGCTGTGAATCCTCGATAATCGTGAAATGACTCGCTAAGGAAGCCAGTAATGGAAAATGATTAATGAACCAGCGCTTGGCCTTTTGTGCTTCGGACAGCTGGTTCTCTTCATTCCCGAGAGCATCGGAATAACCGCCCGCTACGCTGACAGCACTTTGCACCGCTTGTGCCAGCCCGATCCCCAAGAGACGCTCCCACTTCACATCCCGATTGTAGGTGTACCTGACGTATTTATCCGAGAAAAGCATATCTGCCTGTTTTTCCCCGCCCGTTCCAAACAGCTTCAAATGCTCCGGCACCCCATGCTTCACGAACCAGTCATACAGCTCTTCTTCGCTCTTTCCCGATTTATCTAGCTCAAAGGCCATTTCCGCAGGAGGCTTCCCCAGCTTCATATCTCTCAAGAAGCGCGTAATATAACAATCGCATGCGATGTTCCACAATATCGGCTGCTCTTTTTCCACAAAATGACCGAAGCCCAAATGCAAGAGCGCGTGTGCGAGAACATAAATCCATTCCCCGACTTCCCCTCTGCGCTTCGGATGCGCGTACAAGCTGCCTTCCCGGGTCACGACTACCCAACCGTTATCCGGACAAATACTTCGCTCGGAACGGATAAAGTGCGCTCGCGATGACAGTGGACCAAACATCGGGTGATGACTCAAAAAATGGACGGCCTGCTCGTAGTTTTGCGTCGACGGGTCGGTTTGAACTCCTCTGGCCATTGCTATTTGCCCTTCCTGTCCATCGCCAATCGCGGTAAATCACGAATGACCTCCACAACAAACCAGTCTGGCAATCCGTCGCCATCCTCGTGCCGCGCCACTACCATCTGCGCCATTTCCAGTGAGATAGAAGCCAGCTCCTTCAAGAGAGCCTTCGCTCGGTGGGCAAACCGTTTATGCTGCTCCCCCACGGAGGCTTTATCCGCTGGCAGTTCTTTTTTGATCTGCGAACGGAAAGAATCGGCCAGAAAATACAGTACGTCTCGATCCTCTGGAGCTGTCGGGAAAGAAGCCTCTCCCTCCAAAATACGGTTGAGCTGGTATTTGCCTTGAATGTTCTTGTGAAAAGCCCGAAATTGAGCCGCATGCTGAGGCGTCAAGCATCCGTAGACCAGTACCCCCACCATCTCCGTCGTCAAGTTCTCACCGAATTCGTTCAGGGCATCCGAGAGCATGTGCCAGGAACGCGGAGTAGAAAACGGTTCCTCGCTCTTCGGTGGCTGCGACCACAAATAGTCCGGGCGCACCTCCAAAAATTGCAGCACGTAGGAATGGATGCCGTTGCTGTACGCCCAATTCATCCATTGTTCATACGAAACTAGCAATTGGACATGGAACATCCGGTTGATCAGAGCAGACGACATCGGTTTGACAATCGCGCTATCCTGCGCGCGGTTTCCTGCTCCAATCACAATGGACCCTTCTGGCAGATGGTAATCCCCGATTCTCCGCTCATGAATCAAACTGTAAAACGCCTTTTGCACTTCTTGCGAGCATGCATTCAATTCGTCAAGAAACAAGCAGTACGGTTCTTCTCGCGCAATTTGCGCAGGTGGGCAAAATCTGCTTTTCCCATCTACAATCTGTGGGACACCAATAATATCCTCCGGTGCCAGCTGACTACCCAATAACGATACGCAAGGCAGGCCCACCTGCTCGGCAAATGCCTCGACGAGAGACGATTTGCCGATTCCCGGTGCGCCCCAAATAAATACTGGACGAGCTACTGCAACGTTTAGCAGCACATCCATCAGTTGATTTTGCGTCACTTGAATTCCTAGATTCATTTCATAACCTCTCTTGTTTGATTGATTTTTGCAGCAATCTACCTCTTTCCATGATTGATTTCCATTGACTAGAGCGACCGTCACACCACAAATATTTCCTAATATTACAAGAAGATTGAATAACGGGCAAGAAAGAAGGCATCACATGGTAAGCCGTGCCCGAATAAAAACATAAACCGACGAATTCCCTTATGTATGATATCGGAATAGGATGAAACGACATAAATAAAGGAGGACGTTTTATTTGTCACAAGCAAATATCCCCAACATTGCGCCGCTGTTGACCATTACTCAAAACCAAGTCGTAAACTTGCTACTCGCATCCTTCGCTTTGGAGGAACTTGGTTTAAGCCATATCATTAACGCAGAGGCGGAGAAGCTTCACTATGTCCTTGGCACGCTTCCTGGATTAACAGGTCCCCCTGCAACCATTAGTGATTTGCTAAACGTGAATTCCAGCGTAGTAAATACGCTTAGAGAGATCACAAAGAAAGACATTCTGCTGAACAGCAAGCTGAATTCCGTATTATCCGCATCGTTTATTGCGAGTCTGACAGGGGCAACGGGTCCTACTGGCGCTACTGGAGTAGGAATAACGGGTGCGACAGGAGTCGGCTTGACTGGGGCGACCGGGGCGACCGGGGCGACCGGGGCAACTGGAGCGACCGGAGCTGGAGGCACTGGTGTTACGGGGGCAACTGGCGTAACAGGTACTACAGGAGCCACGGGTGTAACAGGCGCAACAGGTACTATTTCCAGTGTTTTCGGTAACTTCTGGCTATCCTCCGCTATCGATATTTCTCCCAATACGATCGTCCCGCTAAATGTGGCGAATGCAGACAATTCCCTTGGCTTTTTACTCGCTGGCGGGCAAGTGACCGTACCTGCAAGCGGTATCTATCTCATCAGCTATCGCGTAACTACTGCCCAAGCGAGTGAAGTGTCTTTCATTATCAGAAGGAATGGCGCCAATATAACGGGCTCTGCCGGAACTTCAAGCAGTGCAGATAGTGCAGCAGATGGAAATGCATTCGGCATGGTTACCTCTTTCACCCGATTAGCAGCAGGTGACATCGTAGACATATTCCGCACGGGAGGTATCGCAGACCAGTTCTTGCAAAGCTTCGCAGACGGAACGACGACGGTAACCAGCTTCCTCACTTTAGTGAAGATTGCCGATTAAACCAAACATATATCATGACGCCACTCGAAGCACAGCTACCCCGGCTGTCGTTGCGAGTGAAGCTCTTGCTGCGGACAAGCCTACTTCTACTCTTTATGTAACATTCCTTTTTTTACCACGTCACATAGGCAAAGGGGGAATAACAAAAGATGAGAAAAATCGTGAAAACCAGTGGCATTACCATATTGGTTGCATCCCTGATCGGATGCAGCTCAAGCGTACAGTTCGTATCAAGAAGTGAAAGCGAAAATAAACCAGCAGCAGAGCAAGGTCAAAGCAATCAAGTAGCCTCCAGTCCAAGTCCTCCCAGCCAACTAGCTGATTATGCGCTGAAAAAATCGGTCAATCCCCTCCCCAATGACATGTACTTCAAAGATTACGGCACCAACCAATTTGTTTCTACAGCGAAGGACCGTCTGTCTACTTTTGCCGCTGATGTGGACACTGCCTCTTACACCATAATGCGCAATTTTATTAAAGACGGGAATCTCCCGCCAGCAGAAGCCATTCGGGTGGAGGAATTCATCAACTTCTTCCCCACTTCGTATCCTGTGCCAACCGATCAGACATTTGCGATCCAGGCCGAAAGTGGCCCCTCTCCTTTTCAAACAAATCTTCAAGTAGTCCGAATCGGGATCAAAGGAAAGGAATTACGCGCAGAAGAGCGCAAACCCGCTCATCTCGTTTTTGTCATTGACGTATCTGGCTCGATGAATCGCGAAAACCGATTAGAGCTGGTGAAAAAAAGCTTACATGTTCTCGTTGATCAACTCCAACCTACAGATTCAGTAGGGATCGTCGTCTATGGATCAGAGGGACGCGTTCTTTTGCCCCCAACCTCTACCGAAGACAAACAGGCGATTTTATCAGCCATCGAAAATCTGCAGCCCGAAGGCTCCACCAATGCAGAAGAGGGGCTGGTGCTCGGTTATGAAATGGCGGCCCGTTCCTTCAAGCCTACTACCATTAACAGGGTGATTTTATGCTCCGACGGAGTAGCCAATGTAGGCGAAACAGGAGCCGAGGGCATTTTGCGATCAATCGAGGACTATGCGCGAAAAGACATTTACTTGAGCACCTTTGGCTTTGGCATGGGGAATTACAACGATGTCCTGATGGAGCAGCTAGCGAACAAAGGAGAGGGCAACTACGCCTACATCGATACGTTCTCCGAGGCGCGCCGCATTTTTACGGAATCATTGACGAGCACCCTCCAAACGATCGCTCGTGACGTAAAAATCCAAGTAGAATTCGATCCTAAGAAGGTAGATTCGTATCGCTTGATCGGTTATGAGAACCGCGATGTCCGCGACAAAGATTTTCGCAACGACAAGACAGATGCAGGCGAGATCGGCGCAGGCCATAGTGTGACCGCTCTTTATGAAGTGAAGCTTGCTTCCCCTGCCCATACAGATCTCGGGACGGTTCGCGTGCGCTATCATAATGCCTCTTCCCAAAAAGTAGAGGAAATCTCCGAACCCGTAAAGGTGCAAAATGTCTTGTCTCCTGAGGTGACGTTCCTTGCTGCTGTAGCAGAATACGGGGAAATATTGCGGAAGAGTCCGCATGCCGAAAGAAGCTCCCTTGCCGATGTTCTCAAACTGGCGGAAGCCACAGCCACTGGAGAGGAACAGCTCGAATTTGTCCGCTTGGTTAAAGACAGCATGGCAATCAGCAGGAACTAATGCCTGTTCCTATGCTTTAGTGTCTCGCCTGTACCTCATCCAAATATAAACCATCATTCCAATCGCCGAACCGATTAGCAAAAATGTGATGCCATAATGACGTATATAAACGACGACCTTGAGCCACTCTTTCTCAAGCGCCCGTCCCAGCAGTAAAAAAGTGACACTCCAAAGAAATGCACCAGCGTAAGCAAATAAAGCGAATCGTCGAAACCCCATCGTAGAGACTCCTGCCAAATAGGCGGTAATATGGCGGACACCAGGCAAAAAATAGCCGATGAGTAACAAGTATGGACCGTACTTGGCAAACAGCTTTTGGGTCGACTCTATTCTTTTCGGCGTAATATGCAAGTACGGTCCAACCTTCATAAGCAAAGGCAGCCCCCACTTCCACGCGATGGTATAGCTGATCGTAATCCCTACTGCCGCTCCCAAAAAGGCACTCAGCACCGTCAACGGCATGTGCAAAACACCGCGGGAAACTGCATAGCCAGCGTACGTCATGAGTACCTCATCGGGTATGGGGAGCCCTACAACACCGAGTGTGAGCGAAAAAAAGATGCCGACATATCCATATTTCATTAAAAAAAGATCCAAATGCTGCTCCACGTCTACCTCCAGAAATGTTGTCCTATTTCATTGTATTCTCTCCCTATTCTTTGACATTCTGGCTTTTTTACAAAAATGCATCCCAAAGCGTATGGTATCCTTAAAAAAATCTTATTTCCTTTTTCAGGTGATGCCATGAACTATATGGAGCAAATAACTTATGCCCTCTCTTTTATCGAAAAGCAGTTAACGGAAAAAGTCACTCTTGATGAAGTGGCATCAGCCGCTGGATATTCCAAGTATCATTTTCAACGCTTGTTCTTTCACGTGACAGGAGAAACTGTGGGCCAATACATTTCGAAGAGACGCTTGACTGAGGCTGCCAAAACGCTGTTACTGGAACAAAAGAGCGTAACGGAGGTCGCCTTTACATATGGCTTTGATTCCCACGAAGCCTTTACTCGTGCTTTTACCAAACGCTTTGGTCTTCCTCCTTCTGCCCTCCGTCGATCTGGAAAAATGCCGCGGTACACCATGCTGGAGCGTATTGAGCTATCATATTTGGAAAATATTCAGCTGCAATCGATTGAGCCCGTCTATGTCCCTGCCCACGAAGAATTGACCCTGATAGGCTGCTCCTCGGCTACCCGTTCGACCACAGATATTGTCCATTGCTGGAACCGACTGGGACAGAAAATCGCCATGCAGAAAAACCAGAAGCGTTATGGGGTTATTCGCTACCCGGACGCTTTCGGGCTTTCGTTGAACTTCGCCTATTTTGCTGGCATAAACAGTACGGAGCATGTTGGCTCAGACGGATTGGAATCGCTCACTCTGCCTGCATCTGGTTATCTTGTCTTCCCTCACAGAGGATCGGTGCAAAATCTCAAGCTGACGTATCAGTATATATACGGGAGCTGGATGACACACGCATCCGCATCCGATCAGCTTTATGCCCGATACGATTTTGAATATTATGATCATCGCTTTCTCGGGAATAACCATCCTGATTCGCTTTGTTTCATTTATATACCCGTTCTTGCACGAGAATAGTCAGTAGCGATTCGCATTTTCGATCAAGTTTTCCTCGTTTTCCTGTCGTACGCTGGACGTGTGAAAAGGAGTGAATCGAATGAAAGAACTGACCTATTTGACAGCAACGGAGATGGGCACTTGGATTCGCGAGCGGAAAATAAGCGCCGAGGAAGTTACCCGGCATACCTTTACAAGAATCGGCTCGCTTAATGGCAAAATAAACGCTATCGTCGCTTATGACGAGCAGGCTGCTCTCGAATCTGCGAAGCAAGCGGACAAAGAAATGGCGGAAGGCAACATTCGGGGGCCCCTTCACGGGGTGCCGATCACAATCAAGGATTCCTTTGCCACAGCCGGACTCCCCACTACTTCTGGCTTCCCCCCACTAAAAGGCTACATTCCGCAGTATGACGCAGCCATCGTCCGCAGACTGAAGCAGGCAGGAGCCGTTTTGATTGGCAAAACGAATGTTTCTACCCTGCTCATGGATCTCCAAACAGACAACGATATTTACGGCAGGACAAATAATCCGTGGAATACGGAGAGGACTTCGGGAGGGAGCAGCGGAGGCTCGGCAGCCGCAGTTGCCGCAGGACTTTCTTATTTGGATATCGGGAGTGACATCGGGGGATCGTTGCGCGTTCCCGCTCATTATTGTGGTGTGTTCAGCTTGAAGCCAACAGAAGGAGCCGTTCCGGCAACAGGACACATGCCCGGCTTTGAGGGAATGTCTGATTATACCTCGTCCCGACACTTGGCCTGCTACGGCCCTGTAGCCCGTTCGATCGAAGACTTGGAAGTGGCGTTTTCCATCATGAGTGGTGGAAACAGCAACGCTGGCTTGCCTCATGGACCACAAGTCTTGCCCCCTTCCCTCAAGGAACAGCCCCTGCACATTCGCTGGATGGAGGAGCTGCCCGGCTACCCGACGAGTCGAGCCATTCGCGATCAGTTGCGTCGCTTTGTCAAAGCACTGGAGCAACAAGGCATGCGCGTAGAACAAGTCACGGTACCACCTTTGGATGTACGCAAAGCTTGGGAAACATGGGGAAAAATCATCGACGCGGAGTTAAACTCCACGACGCCTACCCTTATGAGAGGATTGGCTCATCTCCTCACCATGCCGATCTATCGCCAGGTTCCCACGGCTACCATGCTCATCCCGCTGACGTTCAAAAACTACATGCGTGTCTTAACCATTCGGGAGCAGCTCATTCGCAGCTTCGAGCAATTTATGGCCGACTGTGACTTGTTCTTGTGTCCGGTCAGCTGCACGACAGCTTTCCCACATATGGCAAAATCGAAAATGTGGGGCTACAAGCCGCTTTACAACAAACCGCTGTACGTAGACGAGAACCCGCAAAACTACTGGGTCGCTACGACTTTTTATACGAATCTGTTTAATGTCACTGGAAGTCCGATCGTGACGATGCCAATTGGTTTTGATGAGCAAGGTCTTCCTATTGGCATACAGTGTGTGGGAAAGCGATGGCGTGATAGGGAATTACTACAGGGAGCGTCAAAATTGTATGCGACCTGCCCAGAGTGGCGGGCGCCTGAAATTTCTGTGGAGCCGCATTAAGAACAAATATTCCAGTCCAACTTGCATAAAGCCCCTTTCCTATGAAGAAAACTACCAGTGCGAACCCCATTTCTGGTAATGAGGAGGGCTTTATGCTTCCATTATTGAAAAAGCGCCTGACACTGATGCTTTCCCTGCTTTGTATGATGCTTCACCTGTCCGGCCTGTCCTATGCAAAAGAGACAGCAAACCCTCCATCTGTTCAACAGTCACCTCTCCTCCAATCGAAGTCGTTTCTTCAATCGCAGGAGAGGCTTGCCTATTCGCTTGGCATTCAAGCATACATCTACGGCTATCCATTAGTGATGTCCGCCAAAACGATGGAAGCCATGGTTAAAAGTCGTGCTCCGATCAACCAGTTTTACTATGCGGACACACTCGCTTCCCCAGCTTATCGGGATATTGTGACGCCGAACTCCGATACATTGTATATGAGCGCGTGGCTGGATTTGTCGGAGACGCCCGTCCGTTTGACTGTCCCTGCCAATCCGCAAAACCGCTACTATACCGTGCAAATGCTGGATGCGTACACGAATACGTTTCGCAATGTCTCCAATCGTTCCACCAAGCAGCAGGCCGGGCAATATATCATTGCAAGCCCACAATGGAAAGGGCCTACCCCTGCCCATATACCTGTGATCTACGCCCCTACGAATACCGTCTGGCTCATTGGTCGTGTCGAGGTAAAGGGTGAAGCTGATTTGCCGCAGGCTGTCTCGTTCGAAAAACAAATTGCGATTGCCCCTGTCCACCCAAAATTGCAAACGGCACATGTTCCCGAAACGCTTCCCCCAGATGTGCTGTCGTCCCTTTCCTTTTTTCAAGTCATGACGAAATGGATCCAGAGCAATCCTCCGCCCGAATGTGATCGCGTCTTGCTCGATCAATTTGCTCAAGTCGGGATCGATGTCCAAAAAGGCTTTGATCCTTCCGCACTCGGTCCAGCCAAACTTGCCGGCCTACAGCGTGCCTTGCGGGATACACCGTCTATTGTACAAAATGGCTTTCCCGGTTACGCCACCTTCCGTAATGGATGGGGCTCCTTTTCCCCCATCGGCACATATGGAAACCAGTTTCTCGCTCGTTCTTTTATCGCCTATTCCGGCATAGGGGCCAATGTGCCGAGCGAGGAAGCTTATTATCGCGCATTGACAGATGGCTCCGGAAAACCACTTACGGGAGCCAAAAGCTACACGTTGCATTTTACAAAGGAACAGCTTCCCAAGACGTCTGCTTTCTGGTCGATCAACGTCTATGACAACCAGTTGTTTTTAGCCAAAACAGCGGCTGATCGCGCATCGGTTCGCAGCAATAC
This genomic stretch from Brevibacillus brevis harbors:
- a CDS encoding TetR/AcrR family transcriptional regulator is translated as MNKKKQQTEQTKKKIADAARILFMQKGYKATSIDDIVKATGYSGGNIYYHFKSKEGLFLHLIEAWNSEWEEEWLAKEHLYTTSIDKLYGMAEHFATDFMNHPLTKAADEFFDMSEKPSDVEERINKMIKGYIDFNQQLLQKGIDNGEFEMTNVTGVAMILDSLMFGLNQHSRRMEREEALATFRLAMDVFLFGIVKPSR
- a CDS encoding MFS transporter, translated to MALLLKNQGALLILMFNIFLVFTGIGLVIPIMPKYMESLGITGGTIGLLVAAFSLTQLLFSPIAGRWADSFGRKKIIVIGLIVFAISEGLFGIANSPVLLFVSRLLGGISAALIMPAVMAYSADITTNEERAAGMGYITAAITTGFIIGPGIGGYIAEFGIRAPFYTAGIAGLIAACITLLILKESKPTEEALADSHSSEKQRSSLLSQLMHSYREPYFFSLIIVFVMSFGLANFETVFSLFVDHKFGFEPKDIAFIITFGSIAGAVVQLTAFSWIMNRFGEKRVISVCLLFAGLFIVLTLFVHGFWMIFAVTFIVFLAIDILRPAISTQMSMLAKDQQGYVAGLNSAFTSLGNIAGPIVAGFLFDIDINYPYALACLILLICFVLSLGVKNRNLKDANAASSQASIHG
- a CDS encoding AAA family ATPase, with amino-acid sequence MNLGIQVTQNQLMDVLLNVAVARPVFIWGAPGIGKSSLVEAFAEQVGLPCVSLLGSQLAPEDIIGVPQIVDGKSRFCPPAQIAREEPYCLFLDELNACSQEVQKAFYSLIHERRIGDYHLPEGSIVIGAGNRAQDSAIVKPMSSALINRMFHVQLLVSYEQWMNWAYSNGIHSYVLQFLEVRPDYLWSQPPKSEEPFSTPRSWHMLSDALNEFGENLTTEMVGVLVYGCLTPQHAAQFRAFHKNIQGKYQLNRILEGEASFPTAPEDRDVLYFLADSFRSQIKKELPADKASVGEQHKRFAHRAKALLKELASISLEMAQMVVARHEDGDGLPDWFVVEVIRDLPRLAMDRKGK
- a CDS encoding chromate transporter, with the protein product MKNNLREETGHQKSRWESVFEVLLVSAKLGVTSFGGPIAHLGYFHNEYIRRRKWLDEQSYADLVALCQFLPGPASSQVGIGIGIMRAGLLGGVAAWIGFTLPSVLALLIFAFTLQGLDSGSASWIHGLKLVAVAIVAHAVWGMGQKLAPDRARVTIAILAAAITLLWHSAWSQITIMILAGITGLLFFRQQKVSDFPEFRVPISRALAIMCWITFFGLLLVLPILRESTGFSLLALFESFYRAGSLVFGGGHVVLPLLEREVIPTGWVTQEAFLTGYGATQAVPGPLFTFAAYLGAMIAGGIGAAVATIAIFLPAFLLVIGALPFWDSLRRNSKIKGMLVGVNAAVVGILLAALYDPIWTSTILAPLDFIAAAILFIMLEHWKLPPWLVVVTGVSYGLLLS
- a CDS encoding DUF2201 family putative metallopeptidase, with the translated sequence MARGVQTDPSTQNYEQAVHFLSHHPMFGPLSSRAHFIRSERSICPDNGWVVVTREGSLYAHPKRRGEVGEWIYVLAHALLHLGFGHFVEKEQPILWNIACDCYITRFLRDMKLGKPPAEMAFELDKSGKSEEELYDWFVKHGVPEHLKLFGTGGEKQADMLFSDKYVRYTYNRDVKWERLLGIGLAQAVQSAVSVAGGYSDALGNEENQLSEAQKAKRWFINHFPLLASLASHFTIIEDSQLCQRLQISVAAIDVTANEIFINPAAGLDEEECKFVMAHELLHAGLRHHERCQGRDPYYWNVSCDYVINQWLMEIGIGRFPQIGGLYDPDLKGLSAEAIYDRIVTDMRTYRKLYTLRGVGMGDILDGDDPRFWEKGPGTTLDDFYRNAMSQGLIYHQERGRGLLPAGLVEEIRALGQPPIPWDVQLARWFDEHFPPLEKSRTYARASRRQSSTPDIARPAWSFRETDRLARTFGVVIDTSGSMDTKLLGKALGAIASYSEARDVPYARVVFCDAQAYDAGYLSPEDIAGRVKVKGRGGTILQPGIDMLEKATDFPKDGPILIITDGECDRIKVTRSHAIMLPKGSNLPFVARGPVFRME